The Candidatus Uhrbacteria bacterium genome has a segment encoding these proteins:
- a CDS encoding DUF4012 domain-containing protein, translated as MDFNVADLPWKRVALGVGIALTIALLIIVSPVIYGSLVAGGAAVSLQSHLRGAVADAGVRDFSAAESGLIAAENDLSNIRGGLRAMGNWREAPWIGTRLKALEQVERSGSSAISGFREMLSVVADIQEAVDTAGIVSGVSVDPGRSYQDLSREEKRALFENLNAALPRLRLAREKITIAADAWKNVPQDELFSPIRSAIVPLADRLPELDESLGQGLSLLEWIVPLSGFPEAKTYLVLLQNADELRPTGGFIGNIGLVTVDAGDIKSIEFEDVYALDNLVTDTWRDVPPALMTRELGVRAWFLRDSNWSPDYPQSAARLIDVYQRMSKQGRNIDVRLDGVIALQPEFFRRLLILTGPLTVEDQTFTANDFFDQLQFETQVGFHQEGRPTEQRKDIVRKLGDVLIATLLSLPANRWPDVLDVATVSLAQGDMLVYAKDEAVQEILDLRGWSGRTIGTEDDYLWVIDANLAALKTDGVMDKRIFYSVDFTDPSGPVATVRLRYTNTNRIFDWRYTRYRAYTRVYVPEGSELLSWAGISKNPDVFRELGKQVFGAFWVIEPGKTGEMVFKYRLPARIATMAGGDSYRFLAQKQPGAERTLTLDLLFGKNVQRAAPPEDESDFGDTRYRYEGAWIESQPFQITF; from the coding sequence ATGGACTTCAATGTAGCTGATTTGCCGTGGAAACGCGTGGCTTTAGGCGTGGGCATCGCTCTAACGATCGCACTCCTGATTATCGTCTCGCCAGTGATCTATGGATCTCTCGTCGCGGGTGGTGCAGCCGTAAGTTTACAGAGTCATCTGCGTGGCGCTGTCGCCGATGCAGGCGTCCGTGATTTTTCTGCTGCCGAGAGCGGACTCATTGCTGCTGAGAATGACCTGTCCAATATCCGCGGCGGCTTGCGCGCGATGGGGAATTGGCGTGAAGCACCTTGGATCGGCACGCGGCTTAAAGCCTTGGAGCAGGTCGAGCGTTCCGGCTCATCCGCGATCTCCGGCTTTCGTGAAATGCTGAGCGTCGTTGCCGATATTCAAGAAGCTGTCGATACAGCTGGTATTGTTTCCGGTGTCTCTGTCGATCCCGGCCGTTCCTATCAAGATCTTTCTCGTGAAGAAAAACGCGCCCTCTTTGAAAATCTGAACGCCGCTCTTCCGCGTCTGCGATTAGCACGTGAAAAAATCACCATCGCCGCCGATGCCTGGAAGAATGTTCCGCAAGACGAGTTATTTTCACCGATCCGTTCCGCCATCGTCCCGCTTGCTGACCGCTTGCCTGAGCTCGATGAATCGCTCGGACAAGGTTTGAGTTTGCTCGAGTGGATTGTTCCTTTGTCCGGCTTTCCAGAGGCAAAAACCTATCTCGTCCTTCTCCAAAACGCCGACGAACTCCGCCCAACAGGTGGTTTCATCGGCAATATCGGACTTGTAACGGTTGATGCTGGCGATATCAAGAGCATTGAATTCGAGGACGTTTACGCCTTGGACAATCTCGTCACCGATACCTGGCGCGACGTTCCACCCGCCCTCATGACGCGTGAACTCGGCGTACGTGCTTGGTTTTTGCGCGACTCCAACTGGTCCCCGGACTATCCGCAATCAGCGGCGCGTTTGATTGATGTCTATCAGCGCATGAGCAAGCAGGGGAGAAATATCGATGTCCGTCTCGATGGTGTCATCGCCCTTCAGCCAGAATTTTTCCGTCGACTTTTGATACTCACCGGCCCGCTGACCGTCGAGGATCAGACATTCACCGCCAATGATTTCTTTGACCAGCTGCAATTTGAAACGCAAGTCGGTTTTCACCAAGAAGGCCGTCCAACAGAACAGCGTAAAGATATCGTGCGCAAGCTTGGCGATGTCTTGATTGCGACATTGCTCAGTTTGCCGGCCAATCGATGGCCAGATGTCCTCGATGTCGCAACCGTTTCACTCGCGCAAGGCGACATGCTCGTCTATGCAAAGGATGAAGCCGTGCAAGAGATTCTTGATCTGCGCGGCTGGAGCGGCCGCACCATCGGTACAGAGGATGATTATCTCTGGGTTATCGATGCCAACCTCGCCGCGCTAAAAACCGACGGCGTCATGGACAAGCGCATCTTCTATTCCGTCGATTTCACCGATCCCTCGGGCCCCGTCGCCACCGTCCGGCTGCGCTACACAAATACGAACCGCATTTTTGATTGGCGCTATACGCGCTACCGCGCTTACACCCGCGTCTACGTTCCGGAAGGGAGCGAGCTTCTCTCATGGGCCGGCATCTCCAAAAACCCCGACGTTTTCCGCGAACTCGGCAAACAGGTCTTCGGCGCCTTCTGGGTGATCGAACCGGGCAAAACAGGAGAGATGGTCTTCAAGTATCGATTACCGGCTCGCATCGCCACCATGGCAGGAGGAGATTCCTATCGATTTTTGGCCCAAAAACAGCCTGGCGCAGAACGGACATTGACCCTGGACCTCTTGTTCGGTAAGAACGTACAACGAGCCGCGCCTCCGGAAGATGAATCCGACTTTGGCGACACCCGCTATCGGTACGAAGGTGCTTGGATTGAATCGCAGCCTTTTCAAATTACGTTCTGA
- a CDS encoding glycosyltransferase family 2 protein, giving the protein MSTTKRVSVHVASDDLGTRLPAFLESLSAQTFHDWQAVVVDNSGTRSTPTEPPVYVLRNLRPQSLSRSMSQAMELASGAEFFIMSRGDLVFAPNMLQAMLDAFQKDESLIFAWPSLARASYDPDSTEGELLLSDDRVMPTRPEDLSAACVMIRAQDIGSLRPDPRHGKDLAIQDFLWKFSQTGAKGRQIEEAIAWLQPGATLASPGFLRYWTWVWTRRAPRS; this is encoded by the coding sequence ATGAGCACCACCAAACGCGTGTCCGTACACGTGGCTTCCGACGACCTCGGAACGCGTTTGCCTGCCTTTTTAGAAAGTCTATCTGCCCAGACCTTCCATGACTGGCAAGCTGTAGTCGTTGATAACAGCGGCACCCGCTCCACGCCGACCGAGCCTCCGGTTTACGTATTACGTAATCTGCGTCCGCAAAGTTTGTCCCGTTCCATGTCGCAGGCGATGGAGCTGGCATCTGGTGCGGAATTTTTCATCATGTCCCGCGGCGATCTCGTCTTTGCGCCCAACATGCTTCAAGCAATGCTTGATGCATTTCAAAAAGACGAATCGCTTATTTTTGCCTGGCCTTCCTTGGCTCGCGCCTCGTATGATCCGGATTCAACAGAAGGAGAGCTCCTGCTCAGCGATGACCGCGTGATGCCAACTCGGCCAGAAGATCTCTCCGCTGCCTGCGTCATGATCCGTGCTCAGGATATCGGTTCGCTCCGCCCTGATCCGCGTCACGGCAAGGACTTGGCGATACAGGATTTTCTCTGGAAGTTCTCGCAAACAGGGGCCAAAGGTCGTCAGATTGAAGAAGCGATAGCATGGCTACAGCCCGGCGCAACGCTTGCCAGCCCGGGCTTTTTGCGGTATTGGACGTGGGTATGGACCAGGCGCGCACCCCGCTCGTAA
- a CDS encoding glycosyltransferase family 2 protein: MTRTRYQRFLEIIPGALVWTTLILSVVLSFAKPLWMVYIIIIFDLYWLLRIIYFIPFLLWSWWLYRLALKRDWQHDASFLPGYDGIRHLVFLPTYKEEKGVIRETLHSLMRCSYPAKRMIIVLAGEERDAENFQFIANDLVPQFAEHFGGLLTTIHPKNLPDEIPGKGSNLNWSANQVVPKLVAEGLDPEKTIVSSFDVDTIVHPQYFSALTWHYLTVPEPTRSSYQPVALYNNNLWESPAAVRVAMFGTTFWLMTELARPEGMMTFSSHSMSLRMLMDVGYWVKDMVSEDSHIFLQGLVHYHGRYRVTPVHLPVSMDTVMTGKYVPALGALYKQLRRWAWGVENFPYMVEAFSKDKEMPFRTKFWWLFKQVEGMYTWATAPFIVLILGYLPFWAAPEQLRSFAVFQNTPFTLEWLMRLSMVGLFVSAGLALTLLPPRPKHYSRPYAALIFTAQWLLSPVTFVIFGALPALDAQTRLMFGKYLGFNVSQKRKVD, encoded by the coding sequence ATGACACGCACTCGCTACCAACGCTTCCTGGAAATCATCCCAGGAGCCCTGGTCTGGACCACGCTCATCTTGTCCGTGGTTCTGTCTTTCGCGAAGCCGCTTTGGATGGTGTATATCATTATTATCTTTGATCTGTACTGGCTGCTCCGCATCATCTATTTTATTCCATTCCTCCTCTGGTCTTGGTGGTTGTATCGCTTAGCCTTGAAGCGCGATTGGCAGCACGACGCCTCATTCCTTCCGGGCTACGACGGCATCCGTCATCTTGTCTTTCTTCCGACGTATAAAGAAGAGAAGGGCGTGATTCGTGAAACCCTTCACTCGCTCATGCGCTGTTCCTACCCAGCCAAGCGCATGATTATCGTGCTCGCAGGTGAAGAGCGTGACGCAGAAAATTTCCAGTTCATCGCCAATGACCTCGTACCGCAATTTGCCGAGCATTTTGGCGGTCTTCTGACGACCATTCATCCCAAAAACCTACCCGATGAAATCCCGGGCAAGGGCTCAAACTTGAATTGGTCGGCAAATCAGGTTGTTCCTAAGCTTGTTGCCGAAGGTCTTGATCCGGAAAAAACGATTGTCTCGTCTTTTGATGTCGACACCATCGTTCACCCGCAGTACTTCTCGGCGCTGACATGGCATTATCTTACGGTTCCAGAACCGACGCGCAGCTCCTATCAGCCTGTTGCGCTCTACAATAACAATCTTTGGGAATCTCCGGCCGCGGTCCGCGTTGCTATGTTCGGTACAACCTTTTGGCTGATGACCGAGCTCGCACGTCCAGAGGGCATGATGACCTTTTCTTCGCACTCGATGTCGCTCCGCATGCTGATGGATGTTGGCTACTGGGTAAAGGATATGGTCTCGGAAGATTCGCACATCTTTCTTCAGGGTCTCGTACACTATCACGGACGTTATCGCGTGACTCCGGTACATTTGCCTGTCTCGATGGATACCGTGATGACCGGAAAATACGTTCCCGCTCTCGGCGCGCTCTATAAACAGCTGCGTCGCTGGGCTTGGGGCGTGGAAAATTTTCCCTACATGGTGGAGGCTTTCAGCAAAGACAAGGAAATGCCGTTTCGTACCAAGTTTTGGTGGCTCTTCAAACAAGTGGAAGGCATGTACACCTGGGCGACAGCTCCATTCATCGTATTGATTCTCGGCTACCTTCCATTCTGGGCAGCACCGGAACAGCTCCGATCATTTGCCGTCTTCCAAAACACGCCATTCACGCTCGAGTGGCTTATGCGTCTCTCGATGGTCGGCTTGTTTGTATCGGCCGGTCTCGCGCTGACACTGCTCCCGCCTCGTCCAAAGCACTACTCGCGCCCATACGCTGCATTGATCTTCACGGCTCAGTGGCTTCTTTCGCCTGTGACATTCGTCATCTTCGGTGCCCTACCAGCTCTCGATGCGCAGACGCGTCTCATGTTTGGAAAGTATCTTGGTTTCAACGTTTCACAAAAGCGTAAAGTCGATTAA
- a CDS encoding 50S ribosomal protein L10, producing the protein MPKTRSQKSEAVAGLVSALKGAKSAAFSDYQGMSVQNITALRKKMHAEGVEYIVAKKTLLTIAAKEAGFDVNFKSLPGMLGVAVATKDEMAPSKLIGDAGKDQPIKLVGGIFDGQVVDQAYITQLSKLPSKAQLLTQLLYVLNGPAGAFARLLNAYREQKEAGTPAPTPAPVAEAPKAEEAAAPAEAPKAEEAPAAEAPAPEAPAPEAAPATDAPAA; encoded by the coding sequence ATGCCCAAAACACGTTCTCAAAAGTCTGAGGCCGTAGCCGGTCTTGTCTCCGCCCTCAAAGGCGCCAAGTCCGCTGCCTTCTCGGATTACCAGGGAATGTCGGTGCAGAACATCACGGCGTTGCGCAAAAAGATGCATGCCGAGGGCGTGGAATATATTGTCGCCAAGAAAACCTTGCTGACGATTGCCGCCAAAGAAGCTGGCTTCGACGTCAACTTCAAGTCCCTCCCAGGTATGCTCGGCGTTGCCGTGGCGACGAAAGATGAGATGGCTCCGTCCAAGCTCATCGGAGACGCCGGAAAAGATCAGCCGATCAAATTGGTTGGCGGTATCTTTGACGGACAGGTAGTCGACCAGGCCTACATCACGCAGCTCTCCAAGCTGCCATCCAAGGCCCAGTTGCTCACCCAGCTTCTCTACGTCCTCAATGGTCCTGCTGGTGCGTTTGCCCGCCTTCTGAACGCTTACCGCGAACAGAAAGAAGCTGGTACGCCCGCCCCGACTCCCGCTCCTGTCGCCGAAGCTCCAAAAGCCGAGGAAGCTGCCGCCCCTGCGGAAGCTCCAAAAGCAGAAGAAGCTCCTGCCGCAGAAGCCCCAGCTCCTGAAGCTCCGGCTCCAGAAGCCGCGCCTGCTACCGATGCCCCTGCCGCCTAA
- the xseB gene encoding exodeoxyribonuclease VII small subunit, producing the protein MAKKKSDIDFAKAFAELEQIASWFEEGEPDLDEGMKRYERASELAKELKAKLDEAENRIKEIKNS; encoded by the coding sequence ATGGCTAAAAAGAAATCAGATATCGACTTTGCCAAAGCCTTCGCCGAGCTGGAACAGATTGCTTCCTGGTTTGAAGAAGGGGAGCCCGATCTCGATGAAGGAATGAAGCGCTATGAGCGCGCCTCAGAGCTCGCCAAAGAACTCAAGGCAAAACTCGATGAAGCAGAAAACCGCATTAAAGAAATTAAAAATTCTTAA
- a CDS encoding glycosyltransferase family 2 protein, with product MDQARTPLVTFVTVNYKTPHHIRQLFKGVEEAGFRFPFEYILVDNASGDGTIEMVRERFPWVRIVESPANIGYGAGNNLALAEARGEYILLFNPDVTVFPGEVEAWLEWMHVRPDVGISGPRILNPDGSDQESCYRFPNLLTPVLRRTFLGRFPTARKSLDRYVMKDMDRALEQDVDWVLGAAMLIRKNVLNNIGHFDPRFFMYFEEADICRRAWSAGHRVTYAPVSRFMHYHGRESRIRFPWEFITNKLARVHLASGVKYFLKHLGSPDPRSKAV from the coding sequence ATGGACCAGGCGCGCACCCCGCTCGTAACCTTCGTTACGGTGAACTATAAGACTCCTCACCACATCCGTCAGTTGTTTAAGGGTGTTGAGGAGGCGGGTTTTCGATTTCCTTTTGAATACATTCTGGTCGACAACGCCTCCGGCGACGGCACGATCGAGATGGTTCGCGAGCGTTTCCCTTGGGTACGCATCGTTGAGAGTCCGGCCAATATCGGATACGGAGCTGGCAACAATCTTGCTCTCGCAGAAGCGCGTGGCGAGTACATCCTCCTTTTTAATCCTGATGTCACCGTATTTCCGGGCGAGGTAGAAGCTTGGCTTGAATGGATGCATGTTCGTCCTGATGTCGGCATTAGCGGTCCGCGCATTTTGAATCCCGACGGCTCCGATCAGGAATCCTGTTATCGTTTCCCGAACTTGCTCACCCCGGTTCTCCGCCGCACATTTTTGGGTCGATTCCCAACCGCCCGCAAATCCCTCGACCGCTATGTCATGAAAGATATGGACCGCGCTCTCGAGCAGGATGTCGACTGGGTACTCGGCGCCGCCATGCTCATCCGTAAAAACGTCCTCAATAACATCGGTCATTTTGATCCGCGCTTCTTTATGTATTTTGAAGAAGCGGATATCTGCCGCCGCGCTTGGTCCGCCGGTCATCGCGTTACCTACGCCCCGGTTTCACGCTTCATGCACTATCACGGACGCGAGAGCCGCATCCGTTTCCCATGGGAATTCATCACCAATAAATTGGCGCGCGTGCACCTCGCGAGCGGAGTCAAATATTTCTTGAAACATCTCGGTTCCCCCGATCCTCGCTCAAAAGCGGTATAA
- a CDS encoding winged helix-turn-helix transcriptional regulator: MLEHLFGSRTRVKLLSLFLRHQDEPLFVREITRRVGTQINAVRRELSNLVKLGLIMEVVEGEESKGKRQPGLKKKYYKINPTFKLLPEISALIMRAQILLEGRLDQEILRLGDVRYLAFLGVFLGKAKAPVDLFIVGTVDQNKLKALVAASEKSLGYEINFTVMSPEEFRYRKDMTDKFLYGILESAKNVVVDRLNERDHTA; the protein is encoded by the coding sequence ATGCTTGAACACCTATTTGGATCACGGACTCGGGTCAAGTTATTGAGCCTGTTTCTCCGCCACCAGGATGAGCCGCTTTTTGTGCGCGAGATCACCCGCCGCGTCGGCACCCAAATCAACGCTGTGCGTCGCGAGCTTTCCAACCTCGTGAAGCTTGGTTTGATCATGGAAGTTGTCGAGGGAGAAGAATCCAAAGGCAAACGCCAGCCAGGTCTCAAGAAGAAATATTATAAGATCAATCCGACCTTCAAGCTCCTGCCGGAAATTTCCGCACTCATCATGCGTGCGCAGATTTTGCTCGAGGGCCGTCTCGACCAGGAGATCCTCCGTTTGGGCGATGTCCGCTACCTCGCCTTCCTTGGTGTCTTCCTCGGAAAAGCCAAAGCCCCGGTCGATCTCTTTATCGTTGGCACGGTCGACCAGAATAAATTGAAAGCGCTTGTCGCCGCTTCCGAGAAATCGCTCGGCTACGAAATCAACTTCACCGTCATGTCGCCGGAAGAATTCCGTTACCGTAAAGACATGACAGATAAATTCTTGTACGGAATTCTCGAGTCGGCCAAAAATGTCGTCGTCGATCGCTTGAACGAACGCGATCACACGGCTTAA
- the rplL gene encoding 50S ribosomal protein L7/L12: MSEMKQVEVPAKFQGLVDSIEKLTVIELAELVKLLEDKFGVSAAAPVMMAAGAGAAAAEEKSVFNIELAEAGGNKIAVIKVVREITGLGLKEAKDMVDGAPKVIKENVAKAEAEEMKKKIEEAGGKVNLK, from the coding sequence ATGTCTGAAATGAAACAGGTCGAAGTCCCGGCCAAGTTCCAGGGACTCGTCGATTCCATCGAGAAGTTGACGGTCATCGAGCTCGCTGAACTCGTGAAGCTCCTCGAGGACAAATTCGGTGTCTCCGCCGCCGCTCCGGTCATGATGGCCGCTGGCGCTGGTGCCGCCGCTGCAGAAGAGAAGTCTGTCTTTAACATCGAGCTCGCTGAAGCCGGTGGAAACAAGATCGCCGTGATCAAGGTCGTTCGTGAAATCACTGGTCTTGGCTTGAAGGAAGCCAAGGACATGGTCGACGGCGCCCCAAAGGTCATCAAGGAAAACGTCGCCAAGGCGGAAGCCGAGGAGATGAAGAAGAAGATCGAGGAAGCAGGTGGAAAGGTCAACCTGAAATAA
- a CDS encoding phage holin family protein: MIQLIARLVLTALGVMLVAYLVPGVAVASFWVALIAALIIGLVNALVRPVLQVLALPITILTLGLFSLIVNAACFGLAAWLVPGFTVAGFGPAFWGALALSIYGWLVNVLITDGA; the protein is encoded by the coding sequence ATGATTCAACTCATTGCCCGTTTGGTCCTGACCGCGCTCGGCGTCATGCTCGTCGCGTACTTGGTTCCCGGTGTCGCTGTCGCCAGCTTTTGGGTAGCGCTCATCGCCGCTTTGATTATCGGTCTCGTGAACGCTTTGGTGCGTCCGGTCCTGCAAGTCCTCGCCCTTCCGATCACGATCCTGACACTCGGCTTGTTCTCGCTCATTGTGAACGCTGCCTGCTTTGGTCTCGCTGCTTGGTTGGTACCTGGTTTCACGGTTGCTGGCTTTGGTCCGGCCTTCTGGGGAGCCTTGGCCTTATCGATCTACGGCTGGCTCGTAAACGTCCTTATTACCGACGGAGCCTAA